CTGCTTCATTTGAATAGAGACCACGCTTTACACCCCAAAGCATCGTGTTCATAATGACGAGCAACGTGCCGCCTGCAATGCCACCGATGGCAGCCGGTGGATTGAAAGCCATCGTAAATATTTTACCAAAACTGGCAGGAATATCGCCAATATTTGCAAATAAGATCAATAAAGCGGCAAGCACATATAATGCCGCCATAAATGGCGCCAATTTAGAGGTGACGTTTCCAATGCGTTTAATACCACCAATAATTACCAATCCAGAAATAAATGCAATTACAATACCATTTATCACCTGTTGAATCGATACTGAATACCAATCTGTAAGTTGATGTTTTATTGTAAGCCAATGGTCTGCTCCGACAATCTGGGTTACTTCTGATAAAAGTTGATCGGATAAAGTAAAGGACTGAATTGCATTACCCGTAGCGAAAGAACAAATCACTGCAAAACAGGCGAACATAATGGCTAACCAACGCCATTTAATTCCGAGACCTTTTTCAATGGTGTACATCGGGCCACCAGCCGTCATTCCTTGGCTGTTAAAATCTCGATATTCAACGGCGAGTGTACATTCAGCAAATTTTAATGCCGAACCAAAGAATGCTGTGATCCACATCCAAAACAATGCCCCCGGACCTCCATAGTAAATGGCCGTAGCTACACCGGCGATATTACCAATCCCAACTGTGGCAGAAAGGGCAGTGGTCAATGCTTGAAAATGATTCAAATCCCCTGCTTCGTCAGGATTATCATACAATCCGCGTGTTACTCGAATACCGTGTTTTAAATAGCGAATTTGAGGAAACCCCAGATAAATGGTTGTAAATATCCCTGTTCCTAAAAGAGCCACAATAATGAATGGGACTAAACTAAAAGATGGGAATGACCAGATACCTTCAAAAAATTCTACGCCAAAGAAGACGAGGAACAATACAATGATACCAAAAAATATGAGAGCGCCAGTGTTTTTTTTCATATGACTTTAGATTCCGTTTATTTAATTGTGAAGGGGTATTATTT
The Candidatus Neomarinimicrobiota bacterium DNA segment above includes these coding regions:
- a CDS encoding sodium:alanine symporter family protein, whose translation is MKKNTGALIFFGIIVLFLVFFGVEFFEGIWSFPSFSLVPFIIVALLGTGIFTTIYLGFPQIRYLKHGIRVTRGLYDNPDEAGDLNHFQALTTALSATVGIGNIAGVATAIYYGGPGALFWMWITAFFGSALKFAECTLAVEYRDFNSQGMTAGGPMYTIEKGLGIKWRWLAIMFACFAVICSFATGNAIQSFTLSDQLLSEVTQIVGADHWLTIKHQLTDWYSVSIQQVINGIVIAFISGLVIIGGIKRIGNVTSKLAPFMAALYVLAALLILFANIGDIPASFGKIFTMAFNPPAAIGGIAGGTLLVIMNTMLWGVKRGLYSNEAGQGSAPIAHSTAKTEFPVREGAVALLEPFIDTIIICTLTGLTIIVTGAWMHTEFFVNITATTAEAARQALETGVFQGRELINGSLLTSLAFKTGLAYIFPYGDKIITLGVLLFAISTVISWSFYGDRSTEYLFGEGAIPIYRGFYILFVFIGAIASLEVIWSFGDAALGFMTFPNLLSIILLSGVLKKMTKDYFAVDHPTYK